A genomic window from Bdellovibrio sp. SKB1291214 includes:
- the ccoS gene encoding cbb3-type cytochrome oxidase assembly protein CcoS — MNIIILMIPMALLMGAGFLYAFFWANKKGQFDDLETPAHRMLLDENERTEREHKR; from the coding sequence ATGAACATCATCATACTTATGATTCCAATGGCGTTACTCATGGGAGCTGGTTTTTTATATGCCTTTTTCTGGGCAAATAAAAAAGGTCAGTTTGATGACCTTGAAACTCCCGCTCATCGAATGCTTTTAGACGAAAACGAAAGGACTGAACGTGAACACAAACGGTAA